One window from the genome of Bacteroidales bacterium encodes:
- a CDS encoding nicotinamide mononucleotide transporter, translating into MTNSFIIDWLSNHWEEVAGVIAGLAYLFFAVRQSILLWALGIISAVFFIVVFFRAEVYGNMVLQAYYLGMSIYGWIHWAKGSEGASEKASVGPLPVTRLTQRQGMISFLVSGLAVLPVYFMLRDLAHSPVPFLDAVTSVLSMTATWMLARKIIENWIVWIAVDAVSSFMYFSRELYFTAFLYAVYAIVAILGFFAWKKTMQVTS; encoded by the coding sequence ATGACCAATTCATTCATCATTGATTGGTTAAGTAATCACTGGGAGGAAGTTGCAGGGGTAATCGCCGGTCTGGCATACCTGTTCTTTGCAGTCAGGCAGAGCATTTTGCTTTGGGCGCTGGGTATTATCAGTGCGGTATTTTTTATTGTTGTTTTTTTCAGAGCAGAAGTATACGGGAACATGGTTTTGCAGGCTTATTACCTGGGAATGAGCATTTATGGCTGGATTCACTGGGCAAAAGGATCAGAAGGCGCCTCAGAAAAGGCTTCCGTTGGCCCGCTTCCTGTAACCCGTTTAACACAGCGCCAGGGCATGATCTCCTTTCTGGTTTCCGGTCTGGCTGTCCTTCCTGTTTATTTTATGCTGCGCGATCTTGCCCATTCTCCTGTTCCCTTTCTTGATGCAGTGACTTCCGTTCTTTCCATGACAGCAACATGGATGCTCGCCAGGAAGATTATTGAAAACTGGATCGTGTGGATAGCCGTTGACGCAGTATCTTCCTTCATGTATTTTTCAAGAGAATTATATTTTACAGCATTTTTATATGCTGTTTATGCAATAGTTGCCATTTTGGGATTTTTTGCATGGAAAAAAACGATGCAGGTAACATCCTGA
- a CDS encoding ATP-binding protein has product MEKNDAGNILKVVINGPESTGKTELARQLARVFRTVWVPEYARTYVSSLSRPYSYEDVEHIARVQKQEMLQEYKHAGRVVFFDTDLVITKVWFDVVYQRVPGWIDAFLSQSGVHLYLLCMPDIPWVPDPLRENGGPMREVLLKKYITEIERTNIPWRQITGEGPLRLKNALDALNEVLHLTPPV; this is encoded by the coding sequence ATGGAAAAAAACGATGCAGGTAACATCCTGAAAGTTGTTATCAACGGTCCTGAATCGACAGGAAAGACAGAGCTTGCAAGGCAACTTGCCCGGGTATTCCGCACGGTATGGGTACCTGAGTACGCCAGAACCTATGTAAGTTCTCTATCCAGGCCGTATTCATACGAGGATGTAGAGCACATAGCCCGGGTGCAGAAACAGGAAATGCTGCAGGAATACAAACATGCCGGCAGGGTTGTTTTTTTCGACACCGACCTGGTTATTACAAAAGTCTGGTTCGATGTGGTGTATCAGCGCGTTCCCGGTTGGATAGATGCATTTCTGTCCCAAAGTGGCGTACACCTCTATCTGCTGTGTATGCCCGATATACCCTGGGTTCCTGATCCTCTTCGGGAGAACGGAGGCCCGATGCGCGAAGTGTTACTCAAAAAATACATTACCGAAATAGAACGTACTAACATTCCGTGGCGACAAATTACCGGAGAGGGTCCACTGCGTTTGAAAAACGCCCTTGATGCACTCAATGAAGTACTTCATCTGACGCCTCCGGTATAA
- a CDS encoding DUF1987 domain-containing protein yields MEPLIIEGTPKTPSVRFDAQQGLVEIKGRSIPENSIEFYKPLVDWLEKYGENPAPLTQVNIQLEYFNTSSSKCILDVFKKLEAIFKAKHDVIINWYYEEDDEDMLEAGEDYESIIRVPFKMVEIVD; encoded by the coding sequence ATGGAACCTCTGATTATAGAAGGAACACCTAAAACACCCAGTGTGCGTTTTGATGCACAGCAAGGATTGGTTGAAATTAAAGGGAGGTCAATTCCTGAGAATTCGATTGAATTTTATAAACCCCTTGTTGACTGGCTTGAGAAATACGGTGAAAATCCTGCGCCTCTTACCCAGGTGAACATTCAGCTGGAATACTTCAATACGAGTTCTTCCAAGTGCATTCTTGATGTTTTCAAGAAACTGGAAGCTATTTTTAAGGCAAAGCATGATGTAATCATCAACTGGTACTACGAAGAGGATGATGAGGATATGCTGGAAGCAGGGGAGGACTATGAATCCATTATCCGGGTGCCGTTTAAAATGGTTGAGATAGTCGATTAA